In one window of Ignavibacteriota bacterium DNA:
- the mnmE gene encoding tRNA uridine-5-carboxymethylaminomethyl(34) synthesis GTPase MnmE, which produces MKYQDDTIAAIITPIGEGGISVIRLSGTDSFKIAEKFFRGKINLSNAQSHTVHFGNFVDENDDVLDEVLVTVFISPNSYTGENVAEISCHGSFFVTNKILETILKAGARFAEPGEFTKRAFLNGKMDLTQAEAVADLIHSRAEISHKSSLKQLKGGTSNKIHLLRDKLLDICSLIELELDFSEEDIQFLDRAVTIETIKRTIIEMEELINSYEQGKIIRDGVKVVICGEPNVGKSSLLNALLEEERAIVTHISGTTRDTIEESFKLNGIVFRIVDTAGLRETEDVVEKEGILRSEKEIQDADIILFVRDISNEDSDFPLEKISILLAREEQTKKIIVINNKIDLLKKNTHTNDSNSDNTVFVSAKTRIGLNELKESLVKLSTKNTLHLQENKLIITNVRHRNLIRSANEYLKKGLDSIMKNMSGDFVAVDLRIALGLLGEITGEVTTEDILNNIFSKFCIGK; this is translated from the coding sequence ATGAAGTACCAAGACGATACTATTGCCGCGATAATAACACCAATTGGTGAAGGTGGAATTTCTGTTATTCGGCTTAGCGGAACCGACTCGTTTAAGATTGCAGAGAAGTTTTTTCGTGGAAAGATAAACTTAAGCAACGCTCAATCACATACGGTTCACTTCGGTAACTTCGTAGATGAAAATGATGATGTTCTTGATGAAGTTTTGGTAACCGTTTTCATATCGCCCAATTCATACACGGGAGAGAATGTTGCAGAGATTAGTTGTCATGGCTCTTTTTTTGTGACAAATAAAATCCTTGAAACAATACTTAAGGCAGGAGCGAGATTTGCAGAACCGGGAGAATTTACCAAGCGTGCATTTCTCAATGGCAAAATGGATTTAACTCAGGCAGAAGCAGTAGCCGACTTAATTCACTCAAGGGCAGAGATTTCACATAAATCATCTCTCAAACAACTTAAAGGCGGCACATCAAATAAAATACACCTACTTAGAGATAAATTATTAGATATTTGTAGTTTAATAGAACTCGAATTAGATTTTTCTGAAGAAGACATCCAATTTCTTGACAGAGCAGTGACAATTGAGACCATCAAACGGACAATAATAGAAATGGAGGAGCTAATTAATTCTTATGAACAGGGAAAAATTATCAGAGATGGAGTTAAGGTTGTAATATGTGGAGAACCAAACGTCGGAAAATCAAGTTTACTTAATGCACTATTAGAAGAAGAGCGAGCGATAGTGACTCATATTTCCGGAACAACGAGAGACACAATCGAAGAATCGTTCAAGTTAAACGGAATCGTATTTCGAATAGTTGACACCGCAGGATTACGGGAGACTGAGGATGTAGTCGAAAAAGAAGGAATTCTAAGAAGTGAGAAAGAGATTCAGGACGCGGATATTATTCTTTTTGTACGCGATATTTCCAACGAAGACTCCGATTTTCCATTGGAAAAAATTAGTATCTTGCTTGCACGGGAAGAACAGACAAAGAAAATTATAGTCATTAATAATAAAATTGATTTATTAAAAAAAAATACTCATACTAACGACTCGAATAGCGATAATACTGTTTTTGTTTCAGCGAAAACGAGGATTGGATTAAATGAATTGAAAGAAAGCCTCGTTAAATTATCAACAAAGAACACATTGCATTTACAGGAAAACAAGTTGATAATAACCAATGTACGTCACAGGAATCTTATTCGGTCGGCAAATGAATACCTAAAGAAAGGATTGGATAGTATAATGAAAAACATGAGTGGGGATTTTGTTGCGGTTGACCTAAGAATAGCGTTAGGTTTGCTTGGTGAAATAACAGGAGAGGTAACAACCGAGGATATCCTGAATAATATATTTTCAAAATTTTGTATTGGAAAATGA